A DNA window from Arachis duranensis cultivar V14167 chromosome 3, aradu.V14167.gnm2.J7QH, whole genome shotgun sequence contains the following coding sequences:
- the LOC127745819 gene encoding putative disease resistance RPP13-like protein 1 has protein sequence MVGVLVSALLPAALQVLIDRLASRQLLDLFSRRTIAASAAAAAAEKLKLQLLSVNAVLADAEEKQIVNPYVKIWVDELRETVYHGQDLLDQIATEVLRLNLASKSNTAMEWVREFLDSITSKLNSSLDEINIRIQVLRDQKDCLGLRERHEKQSQLELGSADLMYVPTTRMVDQSKVYGRDQEKDEIIRLMFAAMSEQVDPVCVVAIVGMAGIGKTTLSQLLFNDPRLVPMFDTLSWIQVSAGSDVLHLTKKVCESMSDNLDTLQVELNRKLRRQRLLLVLDDFWSVSFSDWELFKMAFSHAIPGSVILVTTRNGDVATTIRAAVTYFLSPLPYEDCWDVFAHCAFGSTNLSTADPTLVEIGEKIVRKCKGLPLAAKVLGSLLHLVTDAREWNVILQSKMWDLDAKKSNILPALRLSYQLLPSHLKACFAYCSVFPKGYEIDRVNLIHLWMAEGLLQPSKTKTMHDVGEQYLQELLSRSLLQRPTGNDLCVIMHDLISDLAQYVGGEFFHFFEEGGDQKIPDKVRHLSFSKDKLDVPKRYLSQVWTFLPFKDSNSSRQFDSLTDNDFNSVIPMFERIRVLSLSSYPISTLPSTIGNLKHLRYLNLSYTRIQELPSSTGCLYNLQVLLLAHCDCLTSLPKDLENLTDLHHLDVTGAPLVEMPPNFGRLKLLRHLTTFIVGKSTGSRISELGALSQLHGLLSIVNLQNVIDATEASGANLMMKTFIDELVFEWTNDVHNLSKEAIVLYNLQPHKNLKRLEIENYGGRTFPEWLGNPLFSNLVSVQLIGCISCLTLPPLGQLNSLKTLLIAKMTWLERVGLEFYGNTNSPFRVLEVLTFKDMHRWKEWLQIDIEECFPSLEELHIQNCPKLTGNLPQRLSSLNKLVIAKCSINSLPRVPMLRELELFDCDELMSLPTEMMQGNEHISKVSIYNCSSLKYVPALGLPIRLESLYIGKCRNLKLYPEEHMIEHLHLEDSCDSLIILSLSSFSWLRHLHIQGCPNLGSLSISNEFTEELYHLEKIQLKDCPNLVFFPYGGLRTPNLQVLSISNCKKLAPQKEWGLHEMLSLSYFGIEGELTGLESFPDEGLLPACLTDLHIMGLEDLTSLNHDGLQHLVALKNLVIEGCSMLEFLPSQGLPGSLSNLIIADCPLLVPLCQFETGAYWPLIAHIPNKDIV, from the coding sequence ATGGTGGGTGTGCTGGTGAGTGCTCTTCTCCCTGCCGCTTTGCAAGTCTTGATTGACAGGCTAGCTTCTCGTCAGCTCTTGGATTTGTTTTCTCGGAGAACTATTGCAGCATCGGCGGCGGCCGCCGCGGCAGAGAAGCTAAAGCTGCAGTTGCTCTCCGTGAATGCAGTCCTTGCAGATGCAGAAGAGAAACAGATTGTCAATCCATATGTCAAGATATGGGTTGACGAGCTCAGAGAAACTGTGTACCATGGCCAAGACCTTTTGGACCAGATTGCTACCGAAGTATTGCGTTTAAATCTGGCATCCAAGTCAAACACTGCCATGGAATGGGTAAGAGAATTCTTGGACTCCATTACCAGTAAATTGAATTCTAGTCTTGATGAGATAAACATTAGAATTCAAGTTTTAAGGGATCAGAAAGATTGTCTAGGTCTCAGAGAACGTCATGAAAAGCAATCCCAGTTGGAACTAGGAAGTGCAGATCTAATGTATGTTCCTACAACTCGTATGGTAGATCAGTCTAAGGTCTATGGCAGGGATCAAGAAAAAGACGAAATCATTCGACTCATGTTCGCTGCCATGAGTGAGCAAGTTGATCCAGTATGTGTTGTTGCAATTGTTGGCATGGCAGGGATTGGCAAGACCACTCTGTCTCAGCTTTTGTTTAACGACCCTCGGTTAGTGCCAATGTTCGACACTTTATCGTGGATTCAAGTTTCGGCGGGATCCGATGTGCTGCACTTAACCAAGAAGGTTTGTGAGTCTATGAGCGACAACTTGGACACACTTCAGGTTGAACTTAATCGCAAGTTGAGAAGACAAAGGTTGTTGCTGGTTTTAGATGATTTTTGGTCTGTGAGCTTTTCTGATTGGGAGCTATTCAAGATGGCCTTTTCTCATGCTATTCCCGGTAGTGTTATTCTAGTCACCACTCGCAATGGAGACGTTGCAACTACTATCCGTGCTGCCGTCACTTATTTCCTTTCGCCACTTCCATACGAGGATTGTTGGGATGTCTTTGCCCACTGCGCTTTTGGGAGTACAAACCTGAGTACAGCTGATCCAACTTTGGTGGAGATTGGTGAGAAAATAGTGAGGAAGTGCAAAGGTCTTCCCCTTGCTGCAAAAGTTCTTGGGAGTCTCTTACACTTGGTAACGGATGCTAGAGAATGGAATGTCATACTGCAAAGCAAGATGTGGGATTTGGATGCTAAGAAGAGTAACATATTGCCGGCCTTAAGATTGAGCTATCAACTCCTTCCGTCGCATTTGAAGGCCTGTTTTGCTTACTGCTCTGTGTTCCCTAAGGGGTATGAAATTGATAGGGTGAACCTAATCCATTTGTGGATGGCTGAGGGCCTTCTGCAACCATCAAAGACTAAAACAATGCACGATGTAGGCGAGCAATACTTGCAGGAGTTATTGTCAAGATCATTACTACAACGACCAACTGGTAATGACTTGTGTGTCATCATGCATGATTTGATAAGCGACTTGGCACAATACGTGGGAGGCGAGTTCTTCCACTTCTTTGAGGAGGGTGGTGATCAGAAAATTCCTGATAAGGTTCGCCATTTATCATTTTCAAAAGACAAGCTTGATGTGCCTAAGAGGTATCTTTCACAAGTGTGGACCTTTCTACCATTCAAAGACTCAAACTCTAGTAGGCAATTTGATTCATTAACTGACAATGATTTCAATAGTGTGATACCAATGTTTGAACGCATTCGCGTGCTCTCTTTGTCTAGTTATCCGATTTCTACATTACCCTCTACAATAGGAAACTTGAAGCATTTGCGGTATCTGAATCTTTCTTATACAAGGATTCAAGAGTTACCAAGCTCTACAGGGTGTTTGTACAATTTACAGGTACTCTTGTTAGCACATTGTGATTGTCTCACTAGTTTGCCCAAAGATCTGGAGAATTTGACTGATTTGCACCATCTTGATGTTACTGGTGCTCCTTTAGTAGAGATGCCACCAAATTTTGGTAGATTGAAGCTTCTTCGACATCTTACTACCTTCATCGTGGGCAAAAGCACTGGATCAAGGATTAGTgagttaggagctctgtctcaACTGCATGGTTTACTTTCAATTGTGAATCTGCAGAATGTCATTGATGCCACAGAAGCCTCAGGGGCCAACTTGATGATGAAGACATTTATTGATGAGTTGGTATTCGAATGGACAAACGATGTCCATAATTTATCCAAGGAAGCAATTGTTCTTTATAATCTACAGCCGCATAAAAACTTGAAGAGGCTCGAGATTGAAAACTATGGTGGCAGAACATTTCCAGAATGGTTAGGTAACCCTTTATTCTCTAACTTGGTGTCTGTACAACTAATTGGTTGCATTAGCTGCTTGACATTGCCACCACTTGGGCAATTAAACTCTCTTAAGACCCTCTTAATAGCAAAAATGACATGGCTAGAAAGAGTGGGCCTTGAGTTCTATGGTAATACAAATTCACCCTTTAGAGTCCTTGAAGTTTTGACTTTTAAGGACATGCATAGGTGGAAGGAGTGGTTGCAAATTGACATTGAAGAGTGTTTTCCTTCTCTTGAAGAGCTTCACATTCAAAATTGTCCTAAATTAACAGGAAATTTGCCCCAACGTTTGAGCTCTTTGAACAAACTAGTAATTGCTAAATGTAGCATTAATTCCCTTCCAAGGGTTCCAATGTTAAGAGAACTAGAGCTATTTGATTGTGATGAGTTGATGTCCCTACCTACGGAAATGATGCAAGGGAATGAACATATAAGCAAAGTGTCCATATACAATTGTTCATCACTTAAATATGTTCCTGCACTTGGTCTTCCCATAAGGTTAGAGTCACTTTACATAGGCAAGTGTAGGAATCTAAAGCTTTATCCAGAAGAACACATGATTGAGCATTTGCACCTTGAAGACAGTTGTGACAGTCTCATAATCCTTTCATTGTCTTCCTTTAGCTGGCTTCGTCACCTTCATATCCAAGGTTGTCCAAATCTTGGATCTCTAAGTATATCAAATGAGTTTACAGAAGAATTGTACCATCTTGAAAAGATTCAACTGAAGGATTGCCCCAACCTAGTGTTCTTCCCTTATGGAGGGTTGCGTACTCCTAATCTTCAAGTGCTTTCTATTAGCAACTGCAAAAAGTTAGCACCCCAGAAAGAGTGGGGTCTGCACGAAATGCTATCGCTTTCGTACTTTGGGATTGAAGGGGAGTTAACTGGTTTAGAGTCCTTTCCAGACGAAGGATTACTTCCAGCTTGCTTGACTGATCTTCATATCATGGGACTTGAAGACCTCACATCTTTGAATCATGATGGTCTTCAACACCTTGTTGCTCTTAAAAATTTGGTGATTGAAGGTTGTAGCATGCTTGAGTTTCTACCTTCACAGGGGCTTCCAGGTTCCTTGTCAAATCTTATCATTGCAGATTGTCCCTTGCTTGTTCCTCTCTGCCAATTCGAGACCGGAGCTTACTGGCCCCTCATTGCTCACATTCCCAACAAAGACATTGTGTGA
- the LOC127745437 gene encoding uncharacterized protein LOC127745437, translating to MIKAIKDYTICRGVDYQVYESEPTTFYAKCTQYDVGCDWLIKVSNMCKKYYWEIRRYNGSHTCTRATISQDHLKLDSNTIAEAVKALVEVDSSIKVKSVIAEVQSKFNYTISYHKGWLAKQKAVESIFCGWKASYEALSIWFEAMCHNESSAVVYFKTMLAYQGDDLVPNIRVLHRVFWSYYPCIRAFRHCKPIVQDGNNNIVPIAFAIVEGEISEAWHFFLNNLRQHVMTHDGVGLISNRHESINSAIARSLLFIIGYSRTVREYKMCYQRLRKWGEAYTNWLNRIPREQYALAFDGGYRWGHMTTNLVECINSILKGARNLLVTALVKAMFYRLNELFTRKRVEAETHINARHVFSELVTSKLHANQRVSENIQVSLFDRQIEVFEVREMSSGVEYAVDLCRRQLDWQVYVHDVYKMDQVQRIYRARFRPLENLTMWPVYHGPRFVSNPFLRRVAKGRPKMTCFLNEMDTRMLRAPRRCKQCGVESHNHSKCRQRGCASADPATQ from the exons ATGATTAAGGCGATAAAAGATTATACAATTTGTCGAGGTGTAGATTATCAAGTTTATGAGTCAGAACCAACGACATTCTATGCTAAATGTACACAATACGACGTAGGTTGTGATTGGCTGATCAAGGTTAGTAACATGTGCAAGAAGTACTACTGGGAGATAAGGAGGTACAATGGTAGTCACACTTGTACTAGAGCCACCATTTCTCAAGACCATTTGAAGTTGGATTCCAACACAATTGCAGAAGCAGTAAAGGCCTTGGTAGAAGTTGACTCATCTATAAAAGTGAAATCAGTCATTGCGGAAGTACAGTCAAAGTTTAACTACACCATAAGTTATCACAAAGGATGGTTAGCAAAGCAGAAGGCAGTGGAATCAATTTTTTGTGGTTGGAAAGCTTCGTATGAAGCTTTGTCCATATGGTTTGAGGCCATGTGTCACAATGAGTCATCAGCAgttgtttattttaaaacaatgcTTGCTTATCAGGGGGATGACTTGGTTCCTAATATCCGTGTACTACATCGAGTCTTCTGGAGTTATTACCCTTGTATTAGAGCATTTAGACATTGCAAGCCAATAGTGCAG GATGGCAATAACAATATTGTGCCTATTGCATTTGCGATAGTGGAGGGAGAGATATCTGAGGCGTGGCACTTTTTTCTTAATAACTTGCGACAGCATGTGATGACACATGATGGTGTGGGCCTTATTTCCAATCGACACGAGTCTATCAACTCAGCTATTGCTC GAAGCCTTTTGTTTATCATAGGATATTCGAGGACGGTTCGTGAGTACAAGATGTGTTATCAGCGATTACGCAAATGGGGTGAGGCTTACACTAACTGGCTGAACCGGATCCCACGTGAACAGTATGCTTTGGCATTTGATGGTGGATACCGATGGGGTCATATGACCACCAATCTAGTGGAATGCATCAATTCGATCTTGAAAGGAGCACGCAATCTCCTAGTCACTGCACTTGTTAAGGCAATGTTTTACAGGCTTAATGAGTTGTTCACAAGAAAAAGAGTCGAGGCTGAGACTCATATTAATGCTAGACATGTGTTCTCTGAGCTTGTGACCTCCAAATTACATGCGAATCAGCGAGTATCGGAAAACATCCAGGTTAGTTTGTTTGATAGACAGATTGAAGTATTTGAAGTACGTGAGATGTCGAGTGGAGTGGAGTATGCAGTTGACCTATGTCGAAGA CAGCTGGATTGGCAAGTGTACGTTCATGACGTCTACAAGATGGACCAAGTTCAAAGAATATACAGAGCTAGGTTTAGGCCACTAGAAAATCTGACAATGTGGCCTGTTTATCATGGACCTCGATTCGTAAGCAATCCATTTCTGAGACGAGTAGCCAAAGGTCGACCAAAGATGACCTGCttcttgaatgagatggacACTCGGATGTTGCGTGCACCAAGGCGCTGTAAACAATGTGGGGTCGAGAGCCACAACCATAGCAAATGTCGTCAACGTGGTTGTGCAAGTGCAGATCCAGCCACCCAATAG
- the LOC107477519 gene encoding putative disease resistance protein At3g14460 yields MGRGKRLLSLLPRRMLGLFHNPQIKPNFLTSLMHQSLLTLVAVADDAEAKLFPLSGSASCNVAEWMHHFHDVMYRLSMLLWDRLFANAFADFEPDWEFILQKIEVMTKQKHLLLLTEKLQGEKDQEQQQRSSYLKADVYGREKEKNELVDYLLSDRSSGTVGNTSVIAIVGVEGIGKTTFAEIVYNDDRVKASFELRGWVDYQEGIDAVSLGNIVLDSFDEDFLCSDGLKEVIGRLRRCLNGKKFLLVLDRTQSLTAWETLWACFADAAVGSAVIFTTSKLEAALEVRSNQVLHLGLLSLEDSCSLFSDHAFGDGNQNEHLEFVTVTKQVVRKLGGLPIAVKKLGSVLYDYQDLYAWRELLKINRSHLLDLSDFSLPIQFSRCRPYNFHNMVRLEIVGAWRLNLPNEFGELRCLEYLDLSFCEVRRWPNSVTPLSRLHTLKLSFGEYPPILGVILPFVNLHYLDITGRSNFPIWLPIELGEMKILQTLLGFAANKDSGSNLVVLASLPSIRTLSITELQNVVDATCASLANLKGKRYLENLTLRWNQLCAPELKQAPEHLQPPGQPKFLETLGLSECKRSLEYLEPPEQLKMLEILGCPDRRFPNWLGDSSFRTLEVLHLRDCRNFPFLPPLGQLSSLKELSIQGCDNVRSVGSEFYGHCTSYVPFKSLEVLWFVDMTNWKKWILLDDGRLHFPCLRELYLIHCPELQQDLPKHLPSLKKIEIIKCDRLVAPRPKILDKHELLVQEQEKGKEKDCDDIVATSAAECEKEKDCDGIVATSAAEPNEFNFIMEPIIREVDEPVVDDDEDDGNNDVMLDFEYSFNILKVADASELCNLPGELKSLRIEGCQFLESLPNQFLKYCPDIFELFLVDCCSLKHFADVLHPKSLRTLHIRKCPVLEFIIPLGVHKKFKLLKHLFISSSCESLTSISINLFPRLQTLYIKDCPNLKSFSVAQGLRDQNLKLESLEIRDCPNLISFPERGLPTPSLKTMTISNCRSLKSLPNRFLTLTSLQSLLIDKCPELESFPDGGLPSTLSLISIAFCDKLTPQKEWKLNTLCSLTCFEIEGGCIGMKSFPEKDLLPRNLKSLRISKLSSLRVLNGTGLQHLTALETLEINCCHGLISLPEGLPSSLTCLCIKESSILIHKLSYKAGEEWSKVAHIPNIQIDDDAGHGVNKETIIPGKEVEAASLSFKQPQPKRGF; encoded by the exons ATGGGGAGGGGCAAGAGACTACTGTCTTTGTTACCTCGGCGGATGCTGGGATTGTTCCACAATCCACAGATCAAGCCCAATTTTCTGACCTCCTTGATGCATCAGTCCTTGCTGACCCTTGTTGCTGTCGCCGACGACGCGGAAGCCAAGCTTTTTCCCCTATCCGGATCTGCCAGCTGTAACGTGGCGGAGTGGATGCATCACTTCCATGATGTGATGTACCGTTTGTCCATGTTGCTGTGGGATAGATTATTTGCAAATGCATTTGCGGATTTTGAACCTGATTGGGAGTTCATACTCCAAAAAATCGAAGTCATGACAAAGCAGAAGCATCTTCTTCTGCTGACCGAGAAATTACAAGGTGAGAAAGATCAAGAGCAACAGCAAAGATCTTCGTATCTGAAGGCTGATGTTTAcggaagagaaaaagaaaagaatgagtTGGTTGACTATTTGCTATCTGATCGATCCAGTGGTACCGTTGGCAACACGTCTGTGATTGCAATCGTGGGCGTTGAAGGGATCGGTAAGACCACCTTTGCTGAAATTGTCTACAACGACGACCGAGTCAAGGCCTCTTTCGAACTCCGAGGCTGGGTGGACTATCAAGAGGGTATTGATGCTGTGAGTCTGGGGAATATTGTTCTTGATAGTTTCGACGAGGACTTTCTTTGTTCAGATGGTTTAAAGGAGGTGATTGGTCGTCTAAGGAGGTGCTTGAACGGGAAGAAGTTTTTGCTGGTGCTTGATAGAACTCAGTCTCTTACAGCCTGGGAAACCCTTTGGGCATGTTTTGCTGATGCTGCTGTTGGAAGTGCGGTCATCTTCACCACATCAAAGCTAGAGGCTGCATTAGAGGTGCGTTCCAATCAAGTTCTACATCTGGGCTTATTATCTCTGGAAGACTCGTGTTCATTGTTTTCAGATCATGCTTTTGGAGATGGAAACCAGAATGAACATCTCGAATTTGTGACCGTGACTAAGCAAGTTGTGAGAAAGCTCGGAGGGCTGCCTATTGCTGTCAAGAAACTTGGTAGTGTCTTGTATGACTACCAAGACTTGTACGCATGGAGAGAGCTGCTCAAGATTAATCGATCACATTTGTTAGACTTGAGTGACTTTAGTCTCCCCATTCAGTTCTCAAGATGCCGTCCATACAACTTTCACAATATGGTTCGACTCGAAATAGTAGGCGCTTGGAGGTTAAATCTGCCGAATGAGTTTGGAGAGCTAAGATGCCTTGAGTACCTTGACCTCTCTTTCTGTGAAGTACGGAGATGGCCAAATTCAGTGACTCCCCTATCTCGTTTGCACACTTTAAAGTTGTCTTTTGGGGAATATCCTCCAATACTAGGTGTTATTTTGCCTTTTGTTAACTTACATTATCTGGATATCACAGGCAGAAGTAACTTTCCAATATGGTTGCCTATAGAGCTGGGGGAAATGAAAATCCTCCAAACGCTACTTGGTTTTGCAGCGAACAAGGATTCTGGGTCTAATTTGGTAGTGTTGGCTAGTCTTCCAAGCATCAGAACACTGAGCATTACAGAGTTGCAAAATGTGGTGGATGCTACCTGTGCCTCACTAGCAAATTTGAAGGGAAAAAGGTATCTAGAAAATCTTACCTTGCGATGGAATCAGTTGTGTGCTCCTGAATTAAAACAAGCACCAGAGCATTTGCAGCCACCAGGACAGCCCAAATTTCTTGAGACCCTGGGTCTGTCTGAATGCAAAAGATCACTAGAGTATTTGGAACCTCCAGAACAGCTGAAAATGCTCGAAATTTTGGGCTGTCCAGATAGAAGATTTCCAAATTGGTTGGGGGATTCGTCATTCAGGACATTAGAGGTCCTACATCTTCGTGACTGTAGAAATTTCCCTTTCTTGCCACCACTTGGGCAACTCTCATCTCTTAAAGAGCTCTCTATTCAAGGGTGTGACAATGTAAGATCGGTAGGCAGTGAGTTCTATGGGCATTGTACTTCATATGTACCATTTAAATCTTTGGAGGTCTTGTGGTTTGTGGACATGACAAACTGGAAAAAGTGGATTCTTTTAGATGATGGAAGGCTTCATTTTCCTTGCCTCCGTGAGCTCTACTTGATACATTGCCCAGAGTTGCAGCAAGACTTGCCCAAGCACCTACCTTCTCTTAAAAAGATTGAAATAATTAAGTGTGATCGTCTTGTGGCTCCCCGACCAAAGATACTTGACAAGCATGAATTACTGGTACAAGaacaagaaaagggaaaggaaaaggACTGTGATGATATTGTTGCTACAAGTGCCGCTGAATGTGAAAAGGAAAAGGACTGTGATGGTATTGTTGCTACAAGTGCGGCTGAACCTAATGAATTTAATTTCATAATGGAACCTATTATTAGAGAAGTTGATGAACCAGTAGtagatgatgatgaggatgatggTAACAACGATGTCATGCTAGATTTTGAGTactcttttaatattttaaaagttgcCGATGCATCAGAGCTTTGCAATTTGCCAGGTGAATTAAAAAGCCTTAGGATTGAAGGTTGCCAGTTTCTTGAGTCCCTACCCAATCAGTTTTTGAAATATTGTCCAGATATCTTCGAGTTGTTTTTGGTTGATTGTTGCTCTCTGAAGCACTTTGCAGATGTTCTACACCCTAAGTCCCTGAGAACACTTCATATCCGCAAATGTCCAGTTTTAGAGTTCATCATTCCTCTTGGAGTACACAAGAAGTTTAAACTCTTGAAACATCTTTTTATTAGTAGCAGCTGTGAATCTCTTACATCCATCTCCATAAACCTTTTCCCAAGACTCCAAACTCTCTATATCAAGGATTGTCCCAATCTCAAGTCGTTTTCAGTGGCTCAGGGACTTCGTGACCAAAATCTGAAGCTCGAGTCTTTGGAAATCCGAGACTGCCCTAACCTGATATCCTTTCCAGAAAGAGGATTGCCTACTCCTAGTCTCAAAACAATGACAATATCTAACTGCAGAAGTTTGAAGTCTTTGCCCAATCGTTTCTTAACTCTTACATCACTTCAGTCATTGCTTATAGACAAATGTCCAGAACTTGAGTCTTTCCCAGATGGGGGTTTGCCATCCACTTTAAGTTTAATTTCAATTGCTTTTTGTGACAAACTTACACCACAGAAGGAGTGGAAGTTGAATACGCTTTGCTCATTAACTTGTTTCGAGATTGAAGGTGGGTGCATTGGCATGAAATCATTTCCAGAGAAGGATCTTCTTCCTAGAAATCTCAAGTCTCTGCGCATCAGCAAACTCTCAAGTCTGAGAGTCTTGAATGGCACAGGGCTTCAGCATTTGACTGCTCTTGAGACATTGGAGATTAACTGCTGCCACGGACTCATCTCCTTGCCAGAAGGGTTGCCATCATCCTTGACTTGTCTTTGTATCAAAGAATCATCAATATTGATCCACAAACTCTCGTATAAAGCAGGGGAAGAGTGGAGCAAGGTAGCTCATATCCCTAACATACAAATTGATGATGATGCAGGTCATGGAGTTAACAAAG AAACAATAATTCCAgggaaggaagttgaagctgcATCATTAAGTTTTAAGCAGCCACAACCAAAGAGAGGGTTCTGA